The following coding sequences are from one Rathayibacter sp. VKM Ac-2760 window:
- a CDS encoding MFS transporter, which yields MPDSDRRSLTRSPSPRLITAVLAFAGMSASFMQTLVVPIQSELPTLLGADRSETAWVITATLLSACILTPVSGRLGDLYGKRRMALAALVVLVLGSIVCAFADDVWTLVVGRALQGAVMGVIPLGISILRDTLHRDRLPGAIALVSATLGIGGALGLPLSALVAENLDWHVLFWMSAGLGVLDIVLVLLVIPVSTLRSPGRFDIVGTIGLAIGLSGILIAVSRGNDAGWTSPAILGSGLGGVAVLLIWGWYELRQESPLVDLRVAARPAVLFTNLASVAVGFAFFGAQITLPQRLELPAASGVGFGLSLIVASLVLAPSGLAMMATSPLAARLSAQSGPRLVLVSGAALIAVSYLLILPFGAEVWQILVINALIGVGLGLAYAAMPTLIMHAVPASETAAANGLNSLMRTLGTTLSSAVTAAVLAQLTVSVGAVDLPSSEAFQTTFVIGAIGAVVAVVLGLLIPKVSRPESHPALP from the coding sequence GTGCCCGACTCCGACAGACGCTCGCTGACCCGCTCGCCCAGCCCCCGCCTGATCACCGCCGTCCTCGCCTTCGCGGGGATGAGCGCCTCGTTCATGCAGACGCTGGTCGTCCCGATCCAGTCCGAGCTGCCCACGCTGCTCGGCGCCGATCGGAGCGAGACCGCGTGGGTGATCACCGCGACGCTGCTCAGCGCCTGCATCCTCACCCCGGTCTCCGGCCGGCTCGGCGACCTCTACGGCAAGCGCCGGATGGCGCTCGCCGCGCTCGTCGTCCTGGTGCTCGGCTCGATCGTCTGCGCCTTCGCGGACGACGTCTGGACCCTCGTCGTCGGCCGCGCGCTCCAGGGCGCGGTGATGGGCGTCATCCCGCTCGGCATCTCGATCCTCCGCGACACCCTGCACCGCGACCGCCTGCCCGGCGCGATCGCCCTGGTCAGCGCGACGCTCGGCATCGGCGGCGCGCTCGGACTGCCGCTGAGCGCGCTGGTCGCCGAGAACCTCGACTGGCACGTGCTGTTCTGGATGTCCGCCGGACTCGGCGTGCTCGACATCGTCCTCGTGCTCCTGGTCATCCCGGTCTCGACCCTGCGCTCGCCGGGCCGCTTCGACATCGTCGGCACCATCGGCCTCGCGATCGGACTGAGCGGCATCCTGATCGCCGTCTCCCGCGGCAACGACGCGGGCTGGACGAGCCCCGCGATCCTCGGCTCCGGCCTCGGCGGCGTCGCGGTCCTGCTGATCTGGGGCTGGTACGAGCTGCGGCAGGAGAGCCCGCTCGTCGATCTGCGGGTGGCCGCCCGCCCCGCCGTCCTGTTCACGAACCTCGCCTCGGTCGCCGTCGGCTTCGCCTTCTTCGGCGCGCAGATCACCCTGCCGCAGCGCCTCGAGCTTCCCGCGGCCTCGGGCGTCGGCTTCGGCCTCAGCCTCATCGTCGCCAGCCTGGTGCTGGCGCCCTCCGGCCTCGCGATGATGGCCACCTCGCCACTCGCGGCCCGCCTCTCGGCCCAGTCGGGTCCGCGCCTGGTGCTGGTCTCGGGTGCGGCGCTGATCGCCGTCTCCTATCTGCTGATCCTCCCGTTCGGAGCGGAGGTGTGGCAGATCCTGGTGATCAACGCACTGATCGGCGTCGGCCTCGGCCTCGCCTACGCCGCGATGCCGACGCTGATCATGCACGCCGTGCCCGCCTCCGAGACCGCGGCGGCGAACGGACTGAACTCGCTGATGCGCACGCTCGGCACGACGCTGTCGTCCGCGGTCACCGCGGCGGTCCTGGCGCAGCTGACCGTCTCGGTCGGCGCCGTCGATCTGCCGAGCTCCGAGGCGTTCCAGACCACGTTCGTCATCGGCGCGATCGGCGCCGTGGTCGCCGTGGTGCTCGGCCTGCTCATCCCGAAGGTCTCCCGCCCGGAGTCGCACCCCGCGCTGCCCTGA
- a CDS encoding GTP pyrophosphokinase family protein: MLQYKFGMDEIVTKVTILQEEFREMREYNPIEHVSSRLKSSDSLIEKIERKGCDTSFEGIAGAITDIAGVRITCSFVSDVYDVFEMLTSQADVRVLEVKDYIANPKENGYKSLHAIVEVPVFLSGGSVDVCVEIQFRTIAMDFWASLEHKIYYKYERQVPQQLLDGLADAARTAAALDADMERLHRQVRGELPLDPVLRVVDV; the protein is encoded by the coding sequence ATGCTGCAGTACAAGTTCGGCATGGACGAGATCGTCACGAAGGTGACGATCCTGCAGGAGGAGTTCCGCGAGATGCGGGAGTACAACCCGATCGAGCACGTGTCGAGCCGGCTGAAGTCCTCCGACAGCCTGATCGAGAAGATCGAGCGCAAGGGCTGCGACACCTCCTTCGAGGGCATCGCCGGCGCGATCACCGACATCGCGGGCGTCCGGATCACCTGCAGCTTCGTCTCGGACGTCTACGACGTCTTCGAGATGCTCACCTCGCAGGCCGATGTCCGCGTCCTCGAGGTGAAGGACTACATCGCCAACCCCAAGGAGAACGGCTACAAGAGCCTGCACGCGATCGTCGAGGTGCCGGTGTTCCTCTCCGGCGGCTCGGTGGACGTCTGCGTCGAGATCCAGTTCCGCACCATCGCGATGGACTTCTGGGCGAGCCTCGAGCACAAGATCTACTACAAGTACGAGCGCCAGGTGCCGCAGCAGCTGCTCGACGGCCTCGCCGACGCGGCCCGCACCGCCGCCGCGCTCGACGCGGACATGGAGCGCCTGCACCGCCAGGTCCGCGGCGAGCTGCCCCTGGACCCGGTCCTCCGCGTCGTCGACGTCTGA
- a CDS encoding type II CAAX endopeptidase family protein has product MNPAAFPPPDPSTVAPEQPPVGAPVPSGPAFAWAPPPEPQPSVDAPYSSLLYLPDPRVRWGLPTAALTIAGIVLPLALLILLFGFGVLPYSPGLVFAGSFASYLVALVIPFAASRLRGLGSLAADYGLRFRWIDVPIGIGLGIGVRIAIVAVLLAFAPLLQDAQGNLELDPDPLWFVLSSVAIPVLVAPVVEEILCRGVVMRAVRNRMLRRKDGAAPPSRGRRVWAAVFSVIASTLVFALLHGHQMVNPATVVTLGATTVIAGLAHGWISTVTGRLGAAIVSHATLNGTAVLLLVLVTALG; this is encoded by the coding sequence ATGAATCCCGCCGCCTTCCCGCCGCCCGATCCGTCGACCGTCGCCCCCGAGCAGCCTCCCGTCGGCGCGCCGGTGCCGAGTGGGCCCGCGTTCGCGTGGGCGCCGCCGCCCGAGCCGCAGCCGTCGGTCGACGCTCCGTACTCCTCTCTCCTCTATCTGCCGGATCCGCGGGTGCGGTGGGGGCTGCCGACGGCGGCGCTGACCATCGCGGGGATCGTGCTGCCGCTCGCGCTGCTGATCCTGCTGTTCGGCTTCGGGGTGCTGCCCTACTCCCCCGGGCTCGTCTTCGCGGGATCCTTCGCCAGTTATCTGGTCGCGCTCGTCATCCCGTTCGCCGCGTCGCGGCTGCGCGGGCTCGGGTCGCTCGCCGCCGACTACGGGCTGCGGTTCCGCTGGATCGACGTGCCGATCGGGATCGGGCTCGGGATCGGCGTGCGGATCGCGATCGTGGCGGTGCTGCTCGCCTTCGCACCGCTGCTGCAGGACGCTCAGGGGAATCTCGAGCTCGACCCCGATCCGCTCTGGTTCGTGCTCAGCTCGGTGGCGATCCCGGTGCTGGTGGCGCCGGTCGTCGAGGAGATCCTCTGCCGCGGCGTCGTGATGCGGGCGGTGCGCAACCGGATGCTGCGGCGGAAGGACGGCGCCGCGCCTCCCAGCCGCGGGCGCCGGGTCTGGGCGGCCGTCTTCAGCGTGATCGCGTCGACGCTCGTGTTCGCTCTGCTGCACGGGCACCAGATGGTGAACCCGGCGACGGTCGTGACGCTCGGCGCGACGACCGTGATCGCGGGGCTCGCGCACGGGTGGATCTCGACGGTCACCGGGCGCCTCGGTGCGGCGATCGTCTCGCACGCGACGCTGAACGGGACCGCGGTGCTGCTGCTCGTGCTGGTGACGGCGCTGGGGTAG
- a CDS encoding helix-turn-helix domain-containing protein produces the protein MSTSTDRPRGALKAQTYLPEAGARDEILDFAALMRELEIFLAQNSSKAALVDPQGRARPIPDEIFRILDQVTNALAAGEGITVVPQGATMTTQQAADFLGISRPTLVRLLEAGDIAHDKPGRHRRVRLEDLVAYQADSRAERRAALRELRRASLGAKIQVGEPAAVRRRAELDAE, from the coding sequence ATGAGCACCTCCACCGATCGTCCACGCGGTGCCCTCAAGGCCCAGACGTACCTCCCCGAGGCCGGCGCCCGCGACGAGATCCTCGACTTCGCCGCGCTGATGCGCGAGCTCGAGATCTTCCTGGCGCAGAACTCGTCCAAGGCGGCGCTGGTCGACCCTCAGGGCAGGGCTCGACCCATCCCCGACGAGATCTTCCGCATCCTCGATCAGGTGACGAACGCCCTCGCCGCGGGAGAGGGCATCACCGTCGTCCCGCAGGGGGCGACGATGACAACTCAGCAGGCCGCGGACTTCCTCGGGATCAGCCGTCCCACGCTGGTCCGCCTGTTGGAGGCGGGCGACATCGCTCATGACAAGCCCGGCCGTCACCGTCGTGTCCGTTTGGAGGACCTGGTCGCCTACCAGGCGGACTCCCGAGCCGAACGCCGCGCCGCGCTGCGCGAACTGCGGCGGGCGAGTCTCGGCGCGAAGATCCAGGTGGGTGAGCCTGCCGCTGTGAGGCGGCGTGCGGAGCTCGACGCTGAGTGA
- a CDS encoding PIN domain-containing protein gives MRFPAFFDTNVLYGALLNDFVLELADRGLFRPLWSKDVLFELAKNLVKNGEDPVLVEKRVGTMERCFADAMVTGYDDLVPTMTNDEKDRHVLAAAVRGGAEVLVTFNTKDFPPGSVEPFDLEILHPDVFLLDQLDLYRAPTLRALVELVEGYDSPAMTVDDFLLALARAGVPQFVAAVRSKLD, from the coding sequence GTGAGATTCCCGGCCTTCTTCGACACCAACGTCCTCTACGGGGCGCTGCTCAACGACTTCGTCCTCGAACTCGCTGATCGCGGGCTGTTCCGGCCGCTGTGGTCGAAGGACGTCCTGTTCGAGCTGGCGAAGAACCTGGTCAAGAACGGGGAGGACCCGGTTCTCGTCGAGAAGCGCGTCGGCACGATGGAGCGCTGCTTCGCCGACGCGATGGTCACCGGCTACGACGACCTGGTGCCCACGATGACGAACGACGAGAAGGATCGGCACGTCCTCGCCGCCGCCGTCCGTGGTGGCGCCGAGGTGCTGGTGACGTTCAACACGAAGGACTTCCCGCCGGGGTCCGTCGAACCGTTCGACCTCGAGATCCTCCACCCCGACGTCTTCCTGCTGGATCAGCTCGACCTGTACCGCGCGCCGACGCTCCGCGCCCTGGTCGAGCTCGTCGAGGGGTACGACTCTCCGGCGATGACCGTCGACGACTTCCTGCTCGCACTCGCCCGCGCCGGGGTGCCGCAGTTCGTGGCCGCCGTCCGGTCGAAGCTCGACTGA
- a CDS encoding M23 family metallopeptidase, which produces MPRPRRLRPPAAAAGGGGYVAPAPSAGGGSTAVNDSGWVRPASGRITGTFGPRGSLSTGGGSTSSFHRGTDIAGGCGIPIFAAHSGTVTYAGWFGTYGNWIEISNGDGISTGYAHIMPGGVYVAVGQRVEAGEQIAAVGTTGASTGCHLHYETRVNGTAVDAQPFMAARGVTLG; this is translated from the coding sequence GTGCCGCGGCCGCGGCGTCTGCGCCCTCCGGCGGCGGCGGCCGGGGGCGGCGGCTACGTCGCTCCGGCCCCCTCCGCGGGCGGCGGCTCGACCGCGGTCAACGACTCCGGCTGGGTGCGCCCCGCGTCGGGCCGGATCACCGGCACCTTCGGGCCGCGCGGCAGCCTCTCCACCGGCGGCGGCTCGACCAGCTCCTTCCACCGCGGCACCGACATCGCCGGCGGCTGCGGCATCCCGATCTTCGCCGCCCACAGCGGGACGGTGACCTACGCGGGCTGGTTCGGCACCTACGGCAACTGGATCGAGATCAGCAACGGCGACGGCATCAGCACCGGCTACGCGCACATCATGCCCGGCGGCGTCTACGTCGCCGTCGGCCAGCGGGTCGAGGCGGGCGAGCAGATCGCCGCCGTCGGCACCACGGGCGCCTCCACCGGCTGCCACCTGCACTACGAGACCCGCGTCAACGGCACCGCCGTGGACGCCCAGCCGTTCATGGCCGCACGAGGAGTGACACTTGGTTGA
- a CDS encoding C40 family peptidase produces the protein MVDARKTARSFTPAPRERAWKGRLPLAVSAAFAVTAVTASLGIVPAQADDPAYPSWDDVQNAKTDEATKQAEIDSITALIGGLQTSVDDASLVAMKKAESWRQAQEALDAAAAAVAELEDRANEASSKAHTSQMRAGLLAAHLSRSAGGDLSMSLVAKGQDAGDLLYQLGAMSQLSEQSQRVYADALADKQNAESLAEQADVAVVEHQKLSDAADEARTSADAAAASARSALAAQEAKSEELIAQLALLKDSTVEIETAFLAGEQQRKAAAAAAAAAAKAEADAAAARPAAQPQSSGSSSSGSRPAAPAANQPSAPAANQPVVEQPAVQPAPQEPAAPAAPAPVPAPAPAPAAPAPAPAPVENPAPQQNQVETAISYAMAQLGERYVLGGMGPDVWDCSGLTKQSYASAGEYIGTHSATNQYNTMANEGKLVPYGQRQRGDLLFWSDSPGDYYHVAIYLGDGQMIEAPNPNSPVRVHSIWGTPTGMVGRPTA, from the coding sequence TTGGTTGACGCCCGGAAGACCGCCCGCAGCTTCACCCCCGCTCCTCGCGAGCGGGCCTGGAAGGGAAGGCTCCCGCTGGCGGTCTCGGCCGCCTTCGCCGTGACCGCGGTCACCGCCTCCCTCGGCATCGTCCCGGCTCAGGCGGACGACCCGGCGTATCCGTCCTGGGACGACGTCCAGAACGCGAAGACCGACGAGGCGACCAAGCAGGCCGAGATCGACTCGATCACCGCCCTCATCGGCGGTCTGCAGACCTCGGTCGACGACGCGTCGCTCGTCGCGATGAAGAAGGCCGAGTCCTGGCGCCAGGCGCAGGAGGCGCTCGACGCCGCGGCCGCCGCCGTCGCCGAGCTCGAGGACCGCGCGAACGAGGCCTCGTCGAAGGCGCACACCTCGCAGATGCGCGCCGGCCTCCTCGCCGCGCACCTCTCCCGCTCCGCCGGCGGCGACCTCTCGATGAGCCTCGTCGCGAAGGGCCAGGACGCGGGCGACCTGCTCTACCAGCTCGGCGCCATGTCGCAGCTGTCCGAGCAGTCGCAGCGCGTCTACGCCGACGCCCTCGCCGACAAGCAGAACGCCGAGTCGCTGGCCGAGCAGGCCGACGTCGCCGTCGTCGAGCACCAGAAGCTCTCGGACGCGGCGGACGAGGCCCGCACGAGCGCCGACGCCGCGGCCGCCTCCGCCCGCTCCGCCCTCGCGGCGCAGGAGGCGAAGTCGGAGGAGCTCATCGCGCAGCTCGCGCTGCTCAAGGACTCCACGGTCGAGATCGAGACCGCGTTCCTCGCCGGTGAGCAGCAGCGCAAGGCCGCCGCGGCCGCCGCTGCCGCCGCCGCGAAGGCCGAGGCCGATGCCGCCGCCGCCCGGCCGGCCGCGCAGCCCCAGTCGTCCGGATCCTCGTCGTCGGGCTCCCGCCCCGCCGCGCCGGCCGCGAACCAGCCCTCGGCGCCGGCAGCGAACCAGCCCGTCGTCGAGCAGCCCGCCGTCCAGCCCGCCCCGCAGGAGCCGGCCGCACCAGCGGCTCCGGCCCCGGTTCCGGCGCCCGCCCCGGCGCCCGCCGCCCCGGCGCCCGCTCCGGCCCCGGTGGAGAACCCCGCCCCGCAGCAGAACCAGGTCGAGACCGCCATCTCCTACGCGATGGCGCAGCTCGGCGAGCGCTACGTCCTCGGCGGCATGGGCCCCGACGTCTGGGACTGCTCCGGGCTCACCAAGCAGTCGTACGCGAGCGCCGGCGAGTACATCGGCACGCACTCCGCGACGAACCAGTACAACACCATGGCGAACGAGGGCAAGCTCGTCCCCTACGGCCAGCGCCAGCGCGGCGACCTGCTCTTCTGGTCGGACTCGCCCGGCGACTACTACCACGTCGCGATCTATCTGGGCGACGGCCAGATGATCGAGGCGCCGAACCCCAATTCGCCCGTGCGCGTGCACTCCATCTGGGGCACTCCGACCGGCATGGTCGGCCGCCCGACGGCGTAG